Proteins found in one Mycobacterium branderi genomic segment:
- a CDS encoding sensor domain-containing protein, with protein sequence MRRSLTALTRLLVAVLAAGCTSTVQGRAVPADTLGPLPPPPVAASALDGLLLGADQINAAMQATDMTVWMAFDSTTEEDVADIDCRAVAMPGEGKVYAGTGWSAIRGRQLNEPGEVAQWDHVAIQVVVAFRSARLATEFFTASTDSWRRCANRRFFDPKENQPDLAWSVGSVATTQGALTTSKTQEPGPDWFCQRAMMVANNVIADVETCSGDKTDRAAPQIAHQIVAKIPTR encoded by the coding sequence CACGCCTGCTCGTAGCCGTGCTGGCCGCCGGGTGCACCTCGACCGTCCAGGGCAGGGCCGTCCCCGCCGACACGTTAGGCCCGTTGCCGCCACCTCCGGTCGCGGCGAGCGCGCTCGATGGGCTGCTGCTGGGGGCCGACCAGATCAATGCCGCCATGCAAGCGACCGACATGACGGTCTGGATGGCTTTCGACAGCACCACCGAGGAAGATGTCGCTGATATTGATTGCCGGGCGGTGGCCATGCCGGGGGAGGGCAAGGTCTATGCAGGCACCGGATGGAGCGCCATCCGCGGCCGGCAACTCAATGAGCCGGGCGAGGTGGCCCAGTGGGATCACGTCGCCATCCAGGTGGTCGTCGCGTTCCGATCGGCTCGGCTGGCGACCGAGTTTTTTACCGCATCGACCGACAGTTGGCGTCGTTGCGCGAACCGGCGATTCTTCGATCCCAAGGAAAACCAACCCGATCTGGCATGGAGTGTGGGATCCGTCGCCACCACCCAGGGCGCCTTGACCACGTCGAAAACCCAAGAGCCCGGACCGGACTGGTTCTGCCAGCGGGCGATGATGGTGGCCAACAACGTCATTGCCGACGTCGAGACGTGCAGCGGCGACAAGACCGACCGGGCGGCGCCACAGATCGCCCACCAGATCGTTGCGAAAATCCCCACCCGGTAG
- a CDS encoding Clp protease N-terminal domain-containing protein → MFERFTDQARAAVVAASEAARELRHDYIGTEHILLGLLRRPETQAARALAGLGVSEDTARRDVIEQVGTGHNAVTGHIPFTPRAKSTLEQSLSEALALQHPYIGTEHLLLALVSQPDARGAQVLADRVDDLLEVRAAVLDRLTAAPRTEEDRAVPEAEAGRRTMRIRAAGDLLTLEVTDPTLVELARAAATDLGDQVDEPGTIPGELPAAASLAAVWLALRDSLADIRHRAAGPA, encoded by the coding sequence ATGTTCGAGCGGTTCACCGACCAGGCGCGGGCCGCGGTCGTGGCGGCCAGCGAAGCTGCGCGCGAACTGCGGCACGATTACATCGGCACCGAGCACATCCTTTTGGGTCTGCTGCGCCGGCCCGAGACGCAGGCCGCCCGGGCGCTGGCCGGCCTGGGTGTTTCGGAGGACACAGCACGCCGCGATGTCATCGAGCAGGTCGGCACAGGCCATAACGCGGTCACCGGGCACATCCCGTTCACACCCCGCGCCAAGAGCACGCTCGAGCAGTCGCTCAGCGAAGCCCTCGCCCTGCAGCACCCATACATCGGCACGGAGCACCTGCTGCTCGCCTTGGTCAGCCAGCCCGACGCCCGTGGCGCCCAAGTTCTTGCCGACCGGGTCGACGATCTGCTCGAGGTGCGTGCGGCGGTGCTCGACCGGTTAACGGCGGCGCCGCGAACCGAGGAAGATCGGGCAGTGCCGGAGGCGGAGGCGGGGCGGCGCACCATGCGCATCCGCGCCGCCGGCGACCTGTTGACGCTGGAGGTCACCGACCCCACGCTGGTCGAGCTTGCGCGCGCCGCCGCCACCGACCTTGGCGACCAGGTCGACGAGCCGGGCACCATACCCGGTGAGCTGCCTGCCGCCGCCAGCCTGGCCGCGGTGTGGCTTGCGCTGCGCGACAGCCTGGCCGACATCCGTCACCGCGCGGCAGGCCCGGCCTAG